A region from the Aquimarina sp. ERC-38 genome encodes:
- a CDS encoding LolA family protein, whose amino-acid sequence MYKISTISFLIGILSFFQAQAQDAKQLLNEVSTKVKSYHNIVIDFKYTLNNPKENVKQETRGDVTLYGEKYWLSLMGMEQMYDGSKLHVISSEDEEINISSVNPEEEGSVTPSNMLSFFEEGYSYQMDIEQNVNGRKIQYVKLTPMDTNSELKQILLGIDKQTKHIYKMIMKQKNGTDITMTVNSFKTDQPLSNTLFVFDETKYDNYYINRLD is encoded by the coding sequence ATGTATAAGATTAGTACAATATCATTTTTAATTGGAATTCTAAGCTTTTTTCAGGCTCAGGCGCAAGATGCAAAGCAATTATTGAATGAAGTTTCGACCAAAGTAAAGTCATACCATAACATTGTTATTGATTTTAAATATACCCTGAATAATCCTAAAGAAAATGTCAAACAGGAAACTCGTGGTGACGTTACTTTATATGGAGAAAAGTACTGGCTCAGTTTGATGGGTATGGAACAAATGTATGATGGTAGTAAACTGCATGTAATTAGTTCTGAAGATGAAGAAATTAACATTTCATCCGTGAATCCTGAAGAAGAGGGTAGTGTGACCCCTTCTAATATGCTATCCTTTTTTGAAGAAGGATATTCTTATCAAATGGATATTGAACAAAACGTAAACGGAAGAAAGATTCAGTACGTAAAGCTGACACCTATGGATACTAATAGTGAATTAAAACAGATTCTACTGGGTATTGATAAGCAAACAAAGCATATTTATAAGATGATTATGAAGCAAAAAAACGGTACGGATATTACAATGACGGTGAACAGTTTTAAAACCGATCAACCTTTATCCAATACTTTATTTGTTTTTGATGAAACTAAATATGATAATTATTATATTAACCGACTGGATTAA
- the pfkA gene encoding 6-phosphofructokinase has product MAKGIRKIGVMTSGGDAPGMNAAIRAVARACSYYNVECIGFYRGYQGMIENDYCELNARSVRNIISTGGTILKSARSQDFRTKEGRKKAADNLVALNVDAMVLIGGDGTFKGGEIFSNEYDIPVIGVPGTIDNDIAGTQFTIGYDTALNTVVEAIDKIRDTASSHDRLFFIEVMGRDAGFIALNTGVGAGAEEILIPEENLGLDRMLESLRRSKRSGKNSSIVVVCEGDKIGKNVYELADYVTENLPDYDVRVTVLGHMQRGGSPTCFDRTLASRLCVKAVEMLLDGERDIMVGLINNQVVGTSLKEGIKSGHGINKELLRISDILSV; this is encoded by the coding sequence ATGGCAAAAGGAATAAGAAAAATAGGAGTAATGACTTCAGGGGGAGACGCACCAGGTATGAATGCGGCCATACGGGCAGTTGCCAGAGCTTGCTCTTATTATAATGTGGAGTGTATCGGTTTCTATCGGGGCTATCAGGGCATGATCGAGAACGATTATTGCGAGTTAAATGCACGAAGTGTCCGAAATATTATCAGTACTGGGGGTACCATTTTAAAATCAGCACGCTCACAGGATTTCAGAACTAAAGAAGGCCGGAAAAAAGCTGCTGATAATTTAGTTGCCCTTAATGTAGATGCCATGGTTCTAATTGGTGGTGACGGGACTTTTAAAGGGGGAGAGATTTTTAGTAATGAATATGATATACCCGTGATTGGCGTACCCGGAACTATTGATAATGATATTGCTGGAACGCAATTTACCATTGGATATGATACGGCTTTAAATACGGTAGTCGAAGCGATTGACAAAATCAGGGATACCGCCAGTTCTCATGACCGCTTGTTTTTTATTGAAGTAATGGGTCGGGATGCTGGTTTTATTGCTTTAAATACCGGAGTAGGAGCAGGAGCCGAAGAAATTCTCATTCCGGAAGAAAATCTGGGGTTAGACCGGATGCTAGAATCTTTACGAAGAAGTAAGCGTTCCGGAAAGAATTCAAGTATCGTAGTAGTATGTGAAGGCGATAAAATCGGTAAGAATGTATACGAACTTGCTGACTATGTTACTGAAAATCTACCGGATTATGATGTACGGGTAACCGTATTAGGTCATATGCAACGGGGTGGTTCTCCTACTTGTTTTGATCGTACACTGGCAAGCCGACTGTGTGTAAAAGCTGTTGAAATGCTATTAGATGGGGAGCGGGATATTATGGTAGGCTTAATTAATAACCAGGTAGTAGGTACCAGCTTAAAAGAAGGTATAAAATCCGGACACGGTATTAATAAGGAACTACTCCGAATTTCTGATATTTTATCTGTATAA
- a CDS encoding ATP-binding protein — MEADSIQTYIQRAEVLLKEYKYESALETAEAALQNALYHNDNSNLGYISNILAKIYELNEEDTKAITEYKRGITYASTVKDIGLKSDLYNNLANLIIKKPEHRGEGVKFYIDAYQLAERLEDTARMVKPLLNLGDYYISKDLYLESYEHLKVAKELINEHSPILYQTKLNILLGKYFLSIRRFERSNKYIDKGISMALSQSKNKANSTELLYTYYWELASAYKAKSDLYSKQNEFEQAYNYLLEYQSNFTRASKLKKEIELQRATIQFEVGQFKKQIKQNEVEKDERAEEEIKWHISIILGVVIILISLAFLINAYKNNTQKKKLNKDLIEKNAELKAAKETAEQVSTLKSQFISTVSHELRTPLYGVIGLTSLLMEHPEEKKRYEYLESLKFSGDYLLALINDVLQLSKIETNEVTLEKVSFDLRTLIEGISNSLQSKQKHNNNNLHIQIDPAITSMLYGDSIRLSQILINLVGNSLKFTKNGNIWIKVDQLASSDHDCKLRFVIKDDGIGIPKDKQKNIFENFAQVKNGTQEFEGTGLGLAIVKKLIHLHNSEIEIESEEGKGAEFTFTIVYELAKKKGSSDTYDEDIVQEEDLSIGTTTFNILIVDDNKINQIVTQNILKKKEYTCDVASNGSDAIDLVRVNDYDLILMDINMPEMNGLDATKVIRTFNPYIPIIALTAVEEGEVRDQALSVGMNDVIIKPYDTQQFFQTILKNISHSQVKKVR, encoded by the coding sequence TTGGAAGCAGATAGTATACAAACCTATATTCAAAGAGCTGAAGTTTTACTAAAAGAGTATAAGTATGAAAGTGCTTTAGAAACCGCAGAAGCTGCTCTCCAAAATGCATTGTATCATAATGACAATTCTAATCTGGGATATATATCAAATATTCTGGCAAAAATCTATGAATTGAATGAAGAAGATACTAAAGCTATTACCGAATATAAAAGAGGGATTACCTATGCAAGTACAGTAAAAGATATTGGATTAAAGTCCGATTTATATAATAACCTTGCGAATCTGATTATAAAAAAACCCGAACATCGCGGAGAAGGGGTTAAATTTTATATTGATGCGTATCAACTTGCTGAACGTTTGGAAGATACGGCACGTATGGTCAAACCTTTACTTAATCTAGGAGATTACTATATTTCTAAGGATCTATACCTGGAATCTTACGAACACCTGAAGGTTGCAAAAGAACTTATTAATGAGCATTCTCCGATCCTGTATCAAACTAAGCTTAATATTCTTTTAGGAAAATATTTTTTAAGTATTAGAAGGTTTGAACGTTCCAATAAATATATTGATAAGGGTATATCTATGGCTTTAAGCCAAAGTAAAAACAAAGCGAATAGTACCGAACTATTATACACATACTATTGGGAATTAGCCTCTGCATACAAAGCGAAATCAGATTTATATAGTAAACAAAATGAATTTGAACAGGCATATAACTACTTACTGGAATATCAAAGTAATTTTACTCGTGCTTCCAAATTAAAGAAAGAGATTGAACTGCAACGCGCTACCATACAATTTGAGGTGGGTCAGTTTAAAAAGCAGATCAAACAGAATGAAGTTGAAAAAGACGAAAGAGCCGAAGAGGAAATTAAATGGCATATAAGCATTATTCTTGGTGTTGTCATTATCTTGATTTCTTTAGCTTTTCTAATTAATGCTTACAAGAACAATACACAAAAGAAAAAATTAAATAAGGACCTGATTGAGAAGAATGCTGAGCTTAAAGCAGCCAAAGAAACCGCTGAACAAGTATCTACCTTAAAATCGCAATTTATTTCGACCGTAAGTCATGAATTAAGGACGCCACTCTACGGAGTAATTGGATTAACCTCTTTATTAATGGAACATCCGGAAGAAAAAAAGCGTTACGAATACTTGGAGTCCTTAAAGTTCTCAGGAGATTATTTACTGGCGCTAATTAATGATGTTTTACAACTAAGTAAAATTGAAACCAACGAAGTTACTTTGGAAAAAGTTTCGTTTGACCTGCGAACCTTAATTGAAGGTATTAGCAATTCCCTACAATCCAAACAAAAACACAATAACAATAACCTTCATATACAGATTGACCCTGCTATTACTTCGATGTTATACGGTGATTCTATCAGACTATCGCAAATTTTAATTAACCTGGTAGGAAACTCTTTAAAATTTACAAAAAACGGAAATATCTGGATCAAAGTCGATCAATTGGCAAGTTCGGATCATGATTGCAAGCTACGGTTTGTGATAAAAGATGATGGAATTGGTATCCCTAAGGATAAACAAAAAAATATTTTTGAGAACTTTGCGCAGGTCAAAAACGGTACACAAGAATTTGAAGGCACCGGACTTGGATTAGCTATTGTTAAAAAACTCATTCATTTACATAACAGCGAGATTGAAATTGAAAGTGAAGAAGGTAAAGGTGCCGAATTCACGTTTACCATTGTATACGAATTAGCTAAGAAAAAAGGAAGTAGTGATACTTATGATGAAGATATTGTACAGGAAGAAGACCTAAGTATTGGAACTACCACTTTTAATATTTTAATCGTTGACGATAATAAAATCAATCAAATTGTAACTCAAAATATTTTAAAGAAAAAAGAATATACCTGTGACGTGGCAAGCAATGGATCAGATGCTATTGACCTGGTGCGAGTAAATGATTACGACCTGATTCTTATGGATATTAATATGCCGGAAATGAACGGGTTAGACGCGACTAAAGTTATTCGTACTTTTAATCCTTATATACCGATCATTGCTTTAACTGCGGTAGAAGAAGGTGAAGTCAGAGATCAAGCTTTATCCGTAGGAATGAATGATGTGATTATCAAACCTTATGATACGCAACAGTTTTTCCAAACCATTTTAAAGAATATCTCTCATTCTCAAGTGAAAAAAGTAAGATAA
- a CDS encoding thioredoxin family protein, with protein sequence MIRELDTDNLSEIVKENEKVVVQYSAGWCGNCKIMKPKFKKLAGEHDKVTFLVVDAEKNPESRKLAKVDNLPTFATFKNGDFLNQVQTNKFDVLKELVDEITHN encoded by the coding sequence ATGATTCGGGAATTAGATACGGACAATCTTTCTGAGATTGTTAAAGAGAACGAGAAAGTAGTGGTTCAGTATTCTGCCGGATGGTGTGGTAATTGCAAGATCATGAAACCGAAGTTTAAAAAACTGGCCGGTGAACATGATAAAGTTACTTTTCTGGTAGTGGATGCTGAAAAGAACCCGGAATCCAGAAAGTTAGCTAAAGTAGACAATCTACCTACTTTTGCCACTTTTAAGAACGGTGACTTTTTAAATCAGGTACAGACTAATAAATTTGATGTTTTAAAAGAATTAGTGGATGAGATTACCCATAATTAA
- a CDS encoding DNA translocase FtsK, which yields MAKRKTTTKPKTTTKAKRPVKKIRGLSRQQKVVLGSFLFFTGVALLFAFVSFFFNWQYDQSEISRFPERIAKAKNWLSITGAKVSHFFIFRGFGISAITIPFLISLSGIYLFFDLTRKKLAGFWFWGLLVMLWISVVFGFIQSGGGLFAGVIGFEINDFLQDYIGFIGTVLLLAFLAIVYVVVRLDYTPEKLATNLKKTSAEVSRDFKRAGNKSKTSEFKKTEEEETWIKDTLQSEKTLNSSKKSSELIVENNLEEPISTKTKNPLSSAKSTINEFFGNPANRSEEIPEKLVIKSEDDPEDLAMEVETTVEEEVVENTSNDLVKNFGEFDPKLELSNFKFPTIELLKDYSVQNRGITIDQGELEENKNRIVDTLKNYKIEIAQIKATVGPTVTLYEIVPEAGIRISKIKNLEDDIALSLAALGIRIIAPIPGKGTIGIEVPNKKSTIVSMRSVISSPKFQGAEMELPLSLGKTISNETFVVDLAKMPHLLMAGATGQGKSVGLNAILTSLLYKKHPAEVKFVLVDPKKVELTLFNKIERHYLAKLPDTEEAIITDNNKVINTLNSLCIEMDARYELLKQALVRNIKEYNAKFKARKLNPENGHQFLPYIVLVVDEFADLIMTAGKEVETPIARLAQLARAIGIHLIIATQRPSVNVITGMIKANFPARIAFRVTSKIDSRTILDTGGADQLIGRGDMLYTQGNDLIRLQCAFVDTPEVERITEYIGSQKAYPDAHQLPEYVGEDSGTSLDIDKSERDKLFNEAAEVIVTAQQGSASLLQRKLKLGYNRAGRLIDQLEAAGVVGPFEGSKARQVLVQDLNSLQQLLDSEL from the coding sequence ATGGCTAAAAGAAAAACGACAACTAAACCAAAAACGACTACAAAAGCTAAACGTCCCGTGAAGAAAATAAGAGGACTTTCCCGTCAACAGAAAGTTGTTTTGGGGAGTTTTCTGTTTTTTACGGGAGTTGCGTTGTTATTTGCTTTTGTATCTTTCTTTTTTAACTGGCAGTATGATCAGAGCGAAATTTCAAGATTTCCGGAAAGGATTGCCAAGGCAAAAAACTGGTTAAGTATTACGGGTGCAAAGGTGAGTCATTTTTTTATTTTCAGGGGATTTGGGATTTCGGCAATTACAATTCCTTTTTTAATATCCCTTTCAGGTATTTATTTATTTTTTGACCTGACCCGAAAAAAACTGGCTGGTTTTTGGTTTTGGGGACTATTAGTCATGCTTTGGATTTCTGTAGTATTTGGATTTATTCAAAGTGGGGGAGGTTTATTTGCCGGGGTTATCGGTTTTGAAATTAATGATTTTCTACAAGATTATATTGGTTTTATTGGTACCGTGCTACTTCTGGCCTTTCTGGCTATCGTATACGTGGTAGTTCGGTTGGATTATACTCCTGAAAAATTAGCTACTAACCTTAAAAAGACATCTGCCGAAGTTTCCAGAGATTTTAAAAGAGCCGGAAACAAATCCAAAACCTCCGAATTTAAAAAGACAGAGGAAGAAGAAACCTGGATAAAAGATACGTTGCAATCTGAAAAAACATTGAATAGTAGTAAGAAATCTTCGGAATTAATTGTAGAAAATAATTTAGAAGAACCAATTTCTACTAAAACTAAAAATCCACTTTCTTCAGCAAAATCAACGATCAATGAATTTTTTGGTAATCCGGCAAACAGGTCCGAAGAAATCCCTGAAAAATTAGTAATAAAATCAGAGGATGATCCCGAAGATCTGGCAATGGAAGTAGAAACTACGGTGGAAGAAGAGGTAGTCGAAAATACAAGCAATGACTTGGTTAAAAACTTTGGTGAGTTTGACCCTAAACTAGAATTAAGCAACTTTAAATTTCCAACGATTGAGTTGCTAAAAGATTATTCCGTTCAAAACAGAGGTATTACTATTGATCAGGGCGAACTGGAAGAAAATAAAAACCGTATTGTTGATACCCTTAAAAACTATAAAATTGAAATTGCCCAAATTAAGGCTACGGTAGGACCCACGGTAACTTTATATGAAATTGTACCTGAAGCTGGTATCCGGATTTCAAAAATTAAAAACCTTGAAGATGATATTGCTTTGTCTCTTGCAGCCTTAGGAATCCGGATTATTGCCCCAATTCCCGGAAAAGGAACTATTGGGATCGAAGTACCGAACAAAAAATCTACGATCGTATCCATGCGTTCGGTGATCAGTTCACCAAAATTTCAGGGGGCAGAAATGGAATTACCCCTTTCTTTAGGAAAAACCATTTCTAATGAAACTTTTGTAGTTGATTTGGCTAAAATGCCACATTTATTAATGGCTGGAGCTACCGGACAGGGGAAGTCGGTGGGGTTAAACGCGATTTTGACTTCGTTACTGTACAAAAAACATCCAGCAGAGGTCAAATTTGTACTGGTAGACCCTAAAAAAGTAGAACTTACTCTATTTAATAAAATAGAAAGACATTACCTTGCCAAACTTCCCGATACGGAAGAAGCTATTATTACAGATAATAACAAAGTAATTAATACATTGAATTCTTTATGTATCGAGATGGATGCTCGCTACGAATTGTTGAAACAAGCCCTAGTTCGTAATATCAAGGAGTATAATGCCAAATTTAAAGCTCGTAAATTAAATCCTGAAAACGGGCATCAATTTTTACCTTATATCGTACTGGTCGTAGATGAGTTCGCAGATCTAATCATGACCGCCGGAAAAGAAGTAGAAACCCCCATTGCCCGGTTAGCACAGTTAGCCCGAGCCATCGGTATTCATTTAATTATTGCAACGCAACGCCCATCAGTTAATGTAATTACCGGTATGATTAAAGCTAATTTCCCAGCGAGGATCGCTTTTAGAGTAACTTCAAAAATTGATTCAAGAACCATTTTAGACACCGGGGGTGCCGATCAGCTGATAGGTAGAGGTGATATGTTATATACTCAGGGAAACGATTTGATCCGGTTGCAATGTGCCTTTGTAGACACTCCTGAGGTAGAAAGGATTACGGAATATATAGGCAGTCAAAAAGCCTATCCGGACGCACATCAATTACCGGAGTACGTAGGAGAAGATAGTGGCACAAGTCTTGATATAGATAAGTCAGAGAGAGATAAATTGTTTAATGAGGCAGCCGAAGTAATTGTCACAGCACAGCAAGGATCAGCGTCTTTATTACAAAGAAAACTAAAACTAGGCTACAACCGGGCAGGTAGGTTGATTGATCAACTGGAAGCTGCAGGAGTAGTTGGGCCTTTTGAAGGTAGTAAAGCGAGACAAGTACTGGTTCAGGATTTAAATTCATTACAACAATTATTAGATAGTGAACTGTAA
- a CDS encoding DUF6952 family protein: MRLPIIKHLTSFAEINDEDYLTETIETLEDLTELSSLKDEELDVIGELISNMYGALEVIKMTKDGTPKKEALNIFMKRVMGSIDT, from the coding sequence ATGAGATTACCCATAATTAAACACCTGACTTCATTTGCAGAAATAAATGATGAAGATTATCTAACGGAAACTATTGAAACGCTGGAAGATTTAACGGAACTTTCATCATTAAAAGATGAAGAACTGGATGTGATAGGTGAATTGATTTCTAATATGTACGGAGCCTTAGAAGTAATAAAAATGACTAAAGACGGAACTCCAAAAAAGGAAGCTTTAAATATTTTTATGAAAAGAGTAATGGGATCTATAGATACGTAA
- a CDS encoding diacylglycerol kinase family protein has translation MQIIQFIKGRLKGAGYAAKGAILLLKTEPSIQVQFVVSIVVTFLGLYFNISRYEWLFQIFAIGLVMSLEGVNTAVEGIADFIHPDFHHKIGVIKDVAAGAVCIAALTATIIGLWIYIPYFLTLVA, from the coding sequence ATGCAAATTATTCAATTTATTAAAGGCAGGTTAAAAGGGGCAGGGTATGCAGCTAAGGGGGCCATTCTATTACTTAAGACAGAACCCAGTATTCAGGTTCAATTTGTGGTCAGTATTGTAGTTACCTTTCTCGGTCTTTATTTTAATATTTCTCGATACGAATGGTTATTTCAAATTTTTGCTATAGGCCTAGTGATGAGTCTTGAAGGGGTTAATACTGCCGTAGAAGGTATTGCCGATTTTATACACCCTGATTTTCATCATAAAATAGGTGTTATTAAAGATGTTGCTGCCGGAGCAGTATGTATCGCAGCTTTAACTGCGACCATTATAGGATTATGGATCTATATACCTTATTTTCTTACGCTAGTAGCATAA
- a CDS encoding LptF/LptG family permease yields the protein MFILLLQTIWLFISELAGKDLDASVIFKFLIYATPRLMPMVLPLTILLTSIMTFGNFAENYEFAAMKSSGISLQRAMKYLSGVIVLLAIFAFLFSNTVIPASERRFVNLRKNLVKVKPAMVITPNQFNDLGDINIKVADKHGDNDQFLTDVIIHQKAVLPGNSKVIKADDGELIGNKDSDLITLVLNDGNYYEEVQQNTLKKREKVPFVKTYFKKYVLNIDLSELSNVDVDQQQYSKGYNMLNVVGLQSEIDTISNFVNNEVEYLIDDIDRRNGIINLNRNMKIDSVEKSVSDTVHNIFNDFSHQEKIQVYTQAGTMVESIIRKLQNTENTVSRRKRALNKYEMSLHDKFVLGVSCILLFFVGAPLGAIIRKGGMGLPIVIGVLLFLSFHFIGIFAKNGAEEGGIPPFLGSWLSTFIIFPLSIFLTYRATTDQGMFSLDYLIRPIINLIKKETGKEKK from the coding sequence ATGTTTATTCTGTTATTACAGACCATATGGTTGTTTATATCAGAATTAGCAGGAAAGGACCTGGATGCATCCGTGATCTTTAAATTTCTTATTTATGCTACTCCCAGGTTGATGCCCATGGTTTTGCCCCTGACCATATTGCTTACCTCCATTATGACCTTTGGTAATTTTGCCGAAAACTATGAGTTTGCTGCTATGAAATCTTCAGGTATTAGTTTACAGCGAGCTATGAAATACTTATCCGGTGTCATTGTTTTACTGGCTATTTTTGCCTTTCTATTCTCAAACACGGTGATTCCGGCATCAGAAAGGAGGTTTGTAAACCTTCGTAAAAACCTGGTTAAGGTAAAACCCGCTATGGTCATTACCCCTAATCAGTTTAATGATTTGGGCGATATCAATATTAAAGTCGCCGATAAACACGGGGACAACGATCAATTTTTAACCGATGTGATTATACATCAAAAGGCGGTACTACCTGGTAATTCAAAAGTGATAAAAGCAGATGATGGAGAGTTGATCGGAAATAAAGATTCTGACTTAATTACCTTGGTACTTAATGACGGTAATTACTACGAAGAGGTGCAACAAAATACCCTGAAAAAAAGGGAAAAAGTTCCGTTTGTTAAAACCTATTTTAAAAAATATGTTTTAAATATTGATCTATCCGAATTGAGTAACGTGGATGTTGATCAACAGCAATATAGTAAAGGTTACAATATGTTAAATGTGGTTGGGTTACAAAGTGAAATTGATACTATTTCTAATTTTGTAAACAATGAAGTTGAATACCTGATTGATGATATAGACCGTAGAAACGGGATTATAAATTTAAACCGAAATATGAAGATAGATTCGGTAGAAAAGAGCGTTAGTGATACTGTACATAATATATTTAATGACTTTAGTCATCAAGAAAAAATTCAGGTATATACACAAGCTGGTACCATGGTAGAAAGTATTATTCGAAAGCTTCAAAATACAGAAAACACGGTGAGTCGTAGAAAAAGGGCATTAAATAAATACGAAATGTCGCTACATGATAAATTTGTTTTAGGTGTTTCCTGTATTTTGTTATTTTTTGTAGGAGCACCTTTAGGAGCTATTATTCGGAAAGGAGGAATGGGGTTACCGATTGTGATTGGGGTTTTACTTTTTCTTAGTTTTCATTTTATAGGAATATTTGCTAAAAATGGTGCTGAAGAAGGAGGGATTCCACCTTTTTTGGGTTCGTGGCTTTCTACTTTTATTATATTTCCATTAAGTATATTCCTTACCTATCGAGCCACCACGGATCAAGGTATGTTTAGTCTGGATTACTTAATTCGCCCTATCATCAATTTAATTAAAAAGGAAACCGGTAAAGAAAAAAAGTAA
- a CDS encoding peroxiredoxin → MTLVGKNFPNLSVDAMDEMGDTFKLNVLEEAKSKGKKIILFWYPKDFTFVCPTELHAFQEAAAEFDKRNTIVIGASCDTPEVHFAWLNTAKDNGGIEGVTYPILADSNRNLANALGILDITNEQFDEETGFLTVDGDNVTYRATYLIDEDGVVFHEGVNHMPVGRNVSEYLRLIDAYSHVQKNGEVCPANWEEGKEAMSANRQGVATYLAAN, encoded by the coding sequence ATGACATTAGTTGGTAAAAATTTTCCAAACTTAAGCGTAGATGCAATGGACGAAATGGGGGATACGTTTAAATTAAATGTGTTGGAAGAAGCTAAAAGTAAAGGAAAAAAAATTATACTATTCTGGTACCCAAAGGACTTTACATTTGTGTGTCCTACGGAATTACATGCTTTTCAGGAAGCAGCTGCTGAATTTGATAAGAGAAATACCATAGTAATCGGTGCTTCTTGTGATACGCCGGAGGTACATTTTGCATGGTTAAATACAGCTAAAGATAACGGGGGTATTGAAGGTGTTACCTACCCAATTCTTGCGGACTCTAATCGTAACCTGGCAAATGCCCTGGGAATTTTGGATATTACAAACGAACAATTTGATGAAGAAACCGGCTTTTTAACCGTAGACGGTGATAACGTAACTTATCGTGCTACTTATTTAATTGATGAAGATGGAGTTGTTTTTCACGAGGGAGTAAACCATATGCCGGTAGGTAGAAATGTATCTGAATACTTAAGGTTAATTGATGCATATTCGCATGTTCAAAAGAACGGTGAAGTATGTCCGGCAAACTGGGAAGAAGGTAAAGAAGCTATGTCGGCAAACCGACAGGGAGTTGCTACGTACTTAGCTGCAAACTAA
- a CDS encoding methylglyoxal synthase has product MTIAIIAHDGKKAEMVQFLNEHQEILQSKKIDLISTGTTGEKAERAGFQVNSLLSGPLGGDAQIAAAVAENKVDMVIFFRDPLAKHPHEPDIFMLMRLCDVYNVPLATNPATAELLLKAI; this is encoded by the coding sequence ATGACAATTGCTATTATCGCCCACGACGGTAAAAAAGCCGAAATGGTACAATTCCTAAACGAACATCAGGAAATACTGCAATCAAAAAAAATTGACTTGATTTCTACCGGGACTACCGGTGAAAAGGCAGAACGGGCAGGTTTTCAGGTAAACTCTTTATTATCCGGACCACTTGGGGGAGATGCACAAATTGCCGCCGCCGTAGCAGAAAATAAGGTGGATATGGTGATTTTTTTTAGAGATCCTTTGGCTAAGCATCCGCATGAACCGGATATTTTTATGCTTATGCGATTATGCGATGTATACAATGTACCTTTAGCAACTAATCCGGCAACCGCAGAGTTATTACTAAAAGCTATATAG